One genomic region from Evansella sp. LMS18 encodes:
- a CDS encoding MTH1187 family thiamine-binding protein, producing MIKGMSFNKGILFIGKNNIACTHEVNGRSRTWLKPLNIFSLAYAGKILYFSMPLWFHFFFLTWLLLITVPYAASIAGWEGWTGLPAFTLLYFLLGTHFWFPRELKKYHGAEHKVFSYKGIVSTRNMDKIRAADITNRYCSTNAVLLYFLMVPILFAGISAAGLPWLRALEAASVVSLILLPAASYWMNRRGSTKLHTQILNLSYQLQKYVTTAEPEDRHLKTAVRAYRRLALKEFPSRVRVTRSTRVIKREESKMAIADITVIPIGTNTTSVSGAVAEIHQLLRKTDKPIKFELTPMSTIIEGDIDVLFEIIREIHELPFKSGHQRTATNIRIDDRRDSTGSSMEGKLRSVREKINGADRADNL from the coding sequence ATGATAAAAGGAATGTCCTTTAATAAAGGCATATTATTTATCGGCAAGAATAATATTGCCTGTACACATGAAGTGAATGGCAGATCGAGAACATGGCTGAAACCTCTGAATATATTTTCACTTGCTTATGCAGGGAAAATATTGTACTTCTCCATGCCTCTGTGGTTCCATTTTTTCTTCTTAACCTGGCTCCTGCTCATAACTGTTCCCTATGCTGCGTCAATTGCCGGATGGGAGGGATGGACCGGGCTGCCGGCATTTACTCTGCTTTATTTTTTGCTTGGAACACATTTCTGGTTTCCCCGGGAACTGAAAAAATATCATGGAGCTGAACATAAAGTATTCAGCTATAAAGGGATCGTGTCTACAAGAAATATGGACAAGATCAGGGCGGCGGATATTACAAACAGGTACTGCTCCACAAATGCAGTCCTGCTTTATTTTTTGATGGTGCCAATATTGTTTGCGGGTATATCAGCAGCCGGTCTGCCATGGCTCAGAGCTCTTGAGGCAGCTTCCGTTGTGTCTTTGATACTTCTGCCTGCCGCTTCATACTGGATGAACAGGAGAGGCAGTACAAAGCTGCATACACAGATATTAAATCTGTCATACCAGCTTCAGAAGTATGTGACCACTGCGGAACCGGAAGACCGACACTTGAAAACCGCTGTCAGGGCATATCGCAGGCTTGCCCTGAAGGAATTTCCTTCAAGGGTGAGAGTGACCCGCAGCACACGCGTTATTAAAAGGGAGGAATCAAAAATGGCAATAGCAGATATTACAGTAATTCCAATTGGAACTAACACTACAAGTGTTTCGGGAGCTGTAGCGGAAATACATCAATTGTTAAGGAAAACAGATAAACCGATAAAATTTGAACTGACTCCGATGAGCACAATTATTGAAGGGGATATTGATGTGCTGTTTGAGATAATAAGGGAAATCCATGAGCTGCCTTTCAAATCAGGGCACCAGCGAACGGCCACTAACATCAGGATTGATGACCGGAGGGACTCGACCGGTTCTTCCATGGAAGGAAAATTACGTTCTGTCCGGGAAAAAATAAACGGGGCAGACAGGGCGGATAATTTGTAA
- a CDS encoding DUF2759 domain-containing protein: MEFGIITLLIAIFAAIGLFRELKTKNFFAVGFAAVTVAVFGWFAVMTLYSIIFTGGGGTVG; this comes from the coding sequence ATGGAATTTGGTATCATTACCTTGTTAATCGCCATTTTTGCAGCAATTGGCTTGTTTCGCGAACTAAAAACGAAAAACTTTTTCGCTGTCGGTTTTGCAGCAGTTACTGTAGCTGTGTTTGGGTGGTTCGCTGTCATGACACTTTACTCTATAATATTCACTGGCGGCGGGGGAACAGTAGGATAA
- a CDS encoding MBL fold metallo-hydrolase, whose translation MKWKQIPLGPLQTNCFVIYDGTEGVIVDPGGDGEKLLGWLEDENISVKAVLLTHAHFDHIGAVDSVRDTFEAPVYIHEKEAEWLTDPQLNGSGLFPGIDPVKAGPADHILSSKEKDISLIGIDLQIIETPGHSPGSVSYYWKEKGVIFSGDVLFHGGVGRTDLPGGDHETLMNTIHEKMLSLPDETIVANGHGPVTDIGKEKEINPFINGFGW comes from the coding sequence ATGAAATGGAAACAAATTCCCCTGGGGCCTCTGCAGACAAACTGTTTTGTCATTTACGATGGGACAGAGGGGGTTATCGTGGACCCCGGCGGTGATGGAGAAAAGCTGCTGGGCTGGCTGGAAGATGAAAATATTTCTGTAAAGGCAGTATTGCTGACACACGCTCACTTTGATCATATAGGGGCGGTGGATAGCGTGAGGGATACTTTTGAAGCGCCAGTATACATACACGAAAAAGAAGCTGAATGGCTTACTGACCCACAGCTTAACGGGTCAGGCCTCTTTCCAGGGATAGACCCGGTGAAGGCTGGGCCGGCTGATCATATTCTGTCATCGAAAGAAAAAGACATTTCGTTAATTGGGATTGACTTACAAATAATTGAAACACCAGGTCATTCTCCAGGAAGTGTCTCTTATTACTGGAAAGAAAAGGGCGTAATATTTTCCGGTGATGTTCTGTTCCATGGGGGAGTGGGCCGGACAGACCTGCCAGGGGGAGACCACGAGACCCTCATGAATACCATTCATGAAAAAATGCTCAGTCTGCCTGATGAGACAATTGTAGCGAATGGCCATGGCCCTGTTACTGATATTGGCAAGGAGAAAGAAATAAATCCATTTATTAATGGATTTGGCTGGTAA
- a CDS encoding SAM-dependent methyltransferase encodes MNDIISKLLAQSDPPWSYAEYINTALYHADAGYYMKEKTKLGKEGDFYTSNHVHPVFARTFARFFADVFKKEEFTPAILEAGGGDGRFASNVLSYFKDEEPELYEEIVYIIADASPYHRSTLNNLAEAYGGKVQIVSSAAFARKLMPGFSGIIFSNELIDALPVHSVVQGKGELLEAVVLPGEEALLKEELRVCENEQVINWINDYGPVLPEGFRTEVNLEMKELLKEFASWQKSGLLVTVDYGYTNEQLTLPERKEGSLRGYYKHQMVNSPLEMPGEMDITSHVQWDAFIKIGEDAGYSLIYHDNQDKFLLNGGLFKFLQEVRDPNPFSDSFRQNRAIQSLVQPGGISSAFQVNILGRDAARADEYKIFTEDPYSL; translated from the coding sequence ATGAATGACATTATTTCTAAACTGCTGGCTCAGTCTGACCCGCCATGGAGCTATGCTGAATACATAAATACTGCCCTGTATCATGCAGATGCAGGTTATTACATGAAAGAGAAAACGAAGCTGGGGAAAGAAGGAGATTTCTATACAAGCAACCATGTACACCCTGTCTTCGCGCGGACTTTTGCCAGGTTTTTTGCGGATGTTTTCAAAAAAGAGGAGTTTACACCTGCCATCCTTGAAGCGGGGGGCGGAGATGGACGCTTTGCCTCCAATGTACTTTCTTATTTCAAAGATGAGGAGCCTGAACTGTACGAAGAAATTGTTTATATTATTGCCGATGCAAGCCCTTATCACCGAAGCACACTGAATAATCTTGCCGAGGCCTATGGAGGAAAGGTTCAGATAGTTTCGTCCGCCGCCTTTGCAAGGAAGCTTATGCCTGGCTTTTCAGGCATAATTTTCTCCAATGAGCTTATTGATGCCCTGCCTGTCCATTCTGTTGTCCAGGGTAAAGGGGAGCTGCTCGAAGCTGTTGTTTTGCCAGGGGAAGAAGCTCTACTGAAAGAAGAGCTTAGAGTCTGTGAAAATGAGCAGGTCATCAACTGGATCAACGATTATGGTCCCGTGCTGCCGGAGGGGTTCCGCACAGAAGTGAATCTGGAAATGAAGGAACTGCTTAAGGAGTTTGCCAGTTGGCAAAAGAGCGGCCTCCTCGTGACAGTCGATTACGGGTATACAAATGAACAGCTTACTCTGCCTGAGAGGAAAGAGGGGTCATTAAGGGGCTATTATAAGCATCAAATGGTCAATAGTCCTTTAGAAATGCCAGGAGAAATGGATATTACCTCTCATGTACAGTGGGATGCTTTCATTAAGATTGGAGAGGATGCAGGTTATTCTCTTATATATCATGATAATCAGGATAAATTTCTACTAAATGGGGGATTGTTTAAATTTCTTCAGGAGGTCCGGGACCCAAACCCTTTTTCGGATAGTTTCAGGCAAAACAGAGCTATACAGTCCCTGGTTCAGCCTGGAGGCATCAGTTCGGCTTTCCAGGTTAATATACTCGGAAGAGACGCAGCCAGGGCTGATGAGTATAAAATATTCACCGAAGATCCGTATTCCTTATAG
- a CDS encoding DUF2626 domain-containing protein: MDRMFRVCGFWTGIFAVLFMVGSMHEMAILFFGQTGAFIALSYLKLTERAYMYIFAAYLTLFFVGFTYFSTFLLEPGIGGH, encoded by the coding sequence TTGGATCGCATGTTCCGTGTTTGCGGCTTCTGGACCGGTATTTTTGCCGTATTATTTATGGTTGGATCCATGCATGAAATGGCGATTTTGTTCTTCGGGCAGACTGGTGCTTTTATCGCGCTTAGCTACCTGAAGCTGACAGAAAGAGCTTACATGTATATTTTCGCCGCATATTTAACTTTGTTCTTCGTAGGATTCACGTATTTTTCCACATTCCTGCTCGAACCAGGAATCGGAGGACATTAA
- a CDS encoding metalloregulator ArsR/SmtB family transcription factor, giving the protein MEQQTLKITGVLSDPTRFSIYQYVSRQHRDVTVQEIADTFEIHANVARLHLTKLEDVNMLVSDTKKTGKGGRPSRFYRLSDEVVSLQFPSRDYQRLSEIAIQTLASLGEKGEQALIETGRTFGFETAKEFAENLNYNPRLMNPEEKTEVIQKIALSQGLNPEINYNNETNEISFRIFNCTYKEIAQHRRGICKMHHALINGIFSYFFGDIKLKEEANMFARNAAPCMYTTVTV; this is encoded by the coding sequence ATGGAACAGCAAACACTTAAAATCACAGGGGTTCTGTCAGACCCTACCCGTTTTTCGATTTATCAGTATGTATCCCGCCAGCATCGTGATGTCACTGTCCAGGAAATTGCCGATACGTTTGAAATCCATGCAAACGTAGCCCGCCTCCATTTGACGAAACTCGAGGATGTAAACATGCTTGTTTCAGATACGAAAAAAACGGGCAAGGGAGGAAGGCCAAGCCGTTTCTACAGGCTTTCTGATGAGGTTGTCAGCTTGCAGTTTCCTTCCCGGGATTACCAGCGCCTTTCGGAGATTGCTATTCAGACGCTCGCATCCCTTGGAGAAAAAGGGGAACAGGCGCTGATTGAAACAGGCAGAACGTTTGGGTTTGAAACTGCTAAGGAGTTTGCCGAAAACCTGAATTACAACCCGAGGCTTATGAACCCGGAAGAAAAGACAGAGGTTATCCAAAAAATCGCATTGTCACAAGGCCTCAATCCGGAAATTAATTACAACAACGAAACAAATGAAATCTCATTCCGGATATTCAACTGCACTTATAAAGAAATCGCGCAGCACCGCCGGGGAATCTGCAAGATGCACCATGCGCTGATCAACGGCATATTCAGCTATTTTTTCGGGGATATTAAACTTAAAGAAGAAGCAAACATGTTCGCAAGAAATGCAGCGCCGTGCATGTACACAACAGTTACTGTATAG
- a CDS encoding YtxH domain-containing protein, with the protein MGKNGNSMDTKDFLIGAIIGGVIGATSAMLLAPKSGRELRGNINEKALTAKDKTVEFKNTAVEKSNEYTQLAKDKSSELSKAAKQQFSRVKGDYKSVADKAANMSSELTEDIKNIMETEKDAGRELAEKVVAEIEDTSQKLRSDIEQYSNQAGSQGSEGTEVKSEPGKDTANTNNQ; encoded by the coding sequence ATGGGAAAAAACGGTAATAGCATGGATACGAAAGATTTTCTGATCGGTGCAATTATAGGCGGAGTTATTGGGGCAACATCAGCAATGCTTCTTGCCCCGAAATCAGGCAGGGAACTTAGAGGAAATATAAACGAGAAGGCGCTCACGGCTAAAGACAAGACTGTAGAGTTTAAAAATACTGCCGTGGAAAAGAGCAACGAGTATACTCAGCTTGCTAAAGATAAGTCCTCCGAGCTTTCGAAAGCAGCTAAACAGCAGTTCAGCCGAGTTAAAGGTGATTATAAATCGGTGGCTGATAAAGCAGCTAATATGAGTTCTGAACTGACCGAGGATATAAAGAATATAATGGAGACTGAAAAAGATGCGGGCCGGGAACTTGCGGAAAAGGTAGTGGCTGAAATCGAAGACACAAGCCAGAAATTAAGAAGTGATATCGAGCAATACAGCAATCAGGCAGGAAGCCAGGGAAGTGAAGGTACTGAGGTGAAGAGCGAGCCCGGCAAAGACACAGCAAATACCAATAATCAGTAA
- a CDS encoding MltR family transcriptional regulator — MSNVDKTEIHNKMVNLFNDSEDRAAAIVAASYLEEQLKLVILGHFKNVTSLSANDKNNLTSGNGPLSTFSSRISIAYLLELINKEQYDDLNLIRKIRNDFAHQLNAVTFDSVDQIKNRCSSLKIYNENDAKTPRDRFFWSVTYISLHLHNFKKWEPKEMED; from the coding sequence ATGAGTAATGTGGATAAAACTGAAATACATAATAAAATGGTTAATTTATTTAATGATAGTGAGGATAGAGCTGCTGCAATTGTCGCAGCTAGTTACCTCGAGGAACAATTAAAGTTAGTGATACTTGGTCATTTTAAGAACGTTACTTCGCTTAGTGCTAACGATAAAAACAATCTTACAAGCGGGAATGGTCCATTAAGTACATTTTCTTCAAGAATTAGTATTGCTTATTTACTTGAACTTATTAATAAGGAACAATATGATGATTTAAATTTAATTAGAAAAATAAGAAACGACTTTGCCCATCAATTAAACGCCGTGACTTTCGATTCTGTTGACCAAATTAAAAATAGATGTTCAAGTTTAAAGATATACAACGAGAATGATGCTAAGACTCCTAGAGATAGATTTTTTTGGTCCGTAACGTACATATCTTTGCATTTACATAATTTTAAAAAATGGGAACCAAAAGAGATGGAAGACTAA
- a CDS encoding recombinase family protein, translating to MKYGYARVSTVGQDLESQVTQLKAEGCEIIYSEKFTGTKKSRPEFMKLLETVNQGDMIVVTKLDRFARSAADAISIVRDLFNRGIRVHILNMGLIENTPTGKLIFTIMSGFAEFERDMIVERTQEGKAIAKQRDDYREGRPRLYSKKQIEHALGLLESHSYKEVEQLTGISKSTLIRAKRKKAVN from the coding sequence ATGAAATACGGGTACGCCAGGGTGTCAACGGTTGGGCAGGATTTAGAAAGTCAAGTTACGCAATTAAAAGCGGAAGGTTGCGAAATCATCTACTCGGAAAAGTTCACAGGTACTAAGAAGTCTCGTCCAGAATTTATGAAGTTATTGGAAACGGTAAATCAAGGAGATATGATTGTAGTTACCAAGTTAGACCGCTTCGCTAGGTCAGCAGCTGACGCAATTAGTATCGTAAGAGATTTATTTAACCGTGGTATTCGTGTACATATCCTTAATATGGGTTTAATCGAGAATACACCGACAGGTAAGCTGATATTTACGATTATGTCAGGTTTCGCAGAGTTTGAACGTGATATGATCGTTGAGAGAACGCAAGAAGGTAAAGCGATAGCCAAGCAGCGAGATGATTACCGAGAAGGAAGACCGAGATTATACAGTAAGAAACAGATAGAACATGCGCTTGGCCTCCTGGAATCCCATTCGTATAAAGAAGTCGAGCAACTTACAGGGATAAGTAAAAGTACGCTGATCCGAGCTAAAAGAAAAAAGGCCGTGAATTAA
- a CDS encoding restriction endonuclease: protein MKAEKLLSKTKMSEMVGWSEANGRRWVKNFKEYIPTELYGNKVMYNMDSVRIMKFLKRMNEAGLTTPEIKQIINREGIPKNHSEEQRLIDLHRAARSSKEYDENILITIPTAGEMMIPYLDVMKDGKPYSANEITEKLAVFYNLTEKQRRMKYENNPDIIFLSRVRSVRYSLKKENYIEEVNKLTYQITEEGRNLLNENERERSEEVEELEKVVDPLTVVNEKLAELEDELAENLLKQLRDIHWMKFEDIVVDLLTKMGYGDGRVTQRSNDEGIDGIIKEDKLGLDNIYVQAKRYAANKSIGRDVVQSFSGALDGKGARKGVFITTSYFTESARNYAEGLEAKKIILIDGLELAKLMIDHNVGVDVKRTFVVKAIDFDYFKDE, encoded by the coding sequence ATGAAGGCTGAAAAATTGCTGTCAAAAACAAAAATGTCTGAAATGGTTGGTTGGTCTGAAGCTAACGGACGAAGGTGGGTAAAAAACTTTAAAGAGTATATTCCTACTGAATTGTACGGAAATAAAGTTATGTATAATATGGATTCAGTGAGAATCATGAAGTTTTTGAAGAGAATGAACGAAGCAGGTTTAACCACCCCAGAAATAAAACAGATTATTAACCGGGAGGGTATACCGAAAAATCATTCCGAAGAACAGAGACTAATAGATTTGCATCGCGCTGCACGTAGTTCTAAAGAATACGATGAGAATATTTTAATCACTATTCCTACCGCTGGTGAGATGATGATTCCGTATTTAGATGTAATGAAAGACGGTAAGCCTTATTCCGCCAATGAAATCACTGAAAAATTAGCGGTTTTTTATAACTTAACCGAAAAGCAGCGTCGCATGAAGTACGAAAACAACCCGGATATTATCTTTCTATCACGGGTTCGTAGCGTAAGATACAGCCTTAAAAAAGAAAATTATATCGAGGAAGTTAACAAACTTACATATCAAATTACAGAGGAAGGTCGGAATTTATTAAATGAAAATGAACGGGAGAGAAGTGAAGAAGTTGAAGAGCTGGAAAAAGTAGTAGATCCGTTAACAGTAGTTAATGAAAAACTAGCCGAACTTGAGGATGAACTCGCAGAGAACCTGCTTAAGCAATTAAGGGATATTCACTGGATGAAATTTGAGGATATAGTCGTTGATTTATTAACCAAGATGGGGTACGGAGATGGTAGAGTAACTCAAAGGTCAAATGACGAAGGTATAGACGGGATAATTAAAGAAGACAAGCTAGGTCTTGATAATATCTACGTTCAGGCAAAAAGATACGCGGCAAATAAGTCAATTGGTCGTGACGTCGTACAAAGCTTTTCCGGTGCTTTAGATGGAAAAGGCGCAAGGAAGGGCGTTTTTATTACCACTTCATACTTTACTGAGAGCGCGAGAAATTACGCTGAAGGGTTAGAAGCGAAGAAAATTATTTTGATTGACGGCTTGGAGCTGGCGAAATTAATGATTGATCATAATGTCGGAGTGGATGTTAAACGTACATTCGTGGTAAAAGCAATAGATTTTGATTATTTTAAGGACGAATAG